The Malus domestica chromosome 10, GDT2T_hap1 genome contains a region encoding:
- the LOC103445309 gene encoding AP-1 complex subunit sigma-1 has product MIHFVLLISRQGKVRLTKWYSPYTQKERNKVLRELSGVILARGPKLCNFVDWRGYKVVYKRYASLYFCMCIDQEDNELEVLEMIHHFVEILDRYFGSVCELDLIFNFHKAYYILDEILIAGELQESSKKTVARLIAAQDSLVETAKEQASSISNIIAQATK; this is encoded by the exons ATG ATTCATTTTGTGCTTCTTATAAGCAGACAAGGAAAAGTGAGGTTGACAAAATGGTATTCTCCTTACACtcaaaaggaaagaaataag GTTCTTCGTGAGCTCAGTGGAGTAATTCTTGCACGAGGTCCCAAGCTCTGTAATTTTGTGGATTGGAGAGGATACAAAGTTGTTTATAAAAG ATATGCTAGTCTGTATTTCTGCATGTGTATTGATCAAGAAGATAACGAATTAGAGGTCCTTGAAATGATTCATCATTTTGTTGAGATTCTCGACCGATACTTTGGCAGC GTCTGTGAATTGGATTTGATCTTTAACTTCCACAAG GCCTACTATATACTGGATGAAATTTTGATTGCTGGTGAACTTCAAGAATCGAGCAAGAAAACAGTTGCGCGGTTGATAGCTGCGCAG GATTCATTGGTGGAGACTGCAAAAGAGCAGGCTAGTTCGATAAGCAATATAATCGCGCAGGCAACCAAGTAG